GATCCCGAGCCGGGTACATTTGCCGTAGCCAACCCCGACAATAACCTCGCGGCGCGGGCACGGCAGGTATATCTGCGCCTGACGCTGACAAGCGCGCCGTCGGAGGCCGGATTGCCGGGCGCTTTCAAACTGGAGCAAAACTACCCCAATCCGTTCAACCCTTCGACCAAAATAGCATACACGTTGCCTGTCGGTTCGGACGTGTCGTTGAAAGTGTACAACACACTCGGCCAGGAAGTAGCGACATTAGTCAACGAATACAGGACGGCGGGAACGTTTGAAGCTGATTTCTCTGCCAATAACCTCGCAAGCGGCGTATATTACTACAAGCTGCAGGCCGGCCAATTCACGGAAACACGAAAGATGATGCTGGTCAGGTAGCCCGAGAGGTATTCCGGAGCGTGGCGGGAATGCCCCGCCACGCATTCTTGTTTTTAGAAATCAATGAAAAATTCTTGATTTTGAGCGTTTCAATCCATTTCTTTAGCAACACTAATCCTCAGCAAGTCCAGTTTCACTAATCATTCACAAATAATCATAGAGGTACACGTATGAAGAAACAACTACTCTCTCTTATTGTGGTTGTTGCCTTTGTTGCATCGCTGGCATATGCTGGGGATGCGAAAAAAGGGAAGATGTCGTTCCAGGAGCCGATCAAGGAAGACCGGACGGCGAGTGTTGAGAACGCCACGATTCGCGCACAGGAAGTTGACTGGTCCAAACTGACGACAACCGTCGGCACGTTTACCACGCTTACCGGGTTCTACGATTACCAGTCAAACGGCGGCGCTGTGCAACATATTCGTGTAAATCCCGCGAACGGCAATATTCATGTGACGTACATGATGTCGGATGACTCGACAGAAAGCGGGCTCAACACCGGACGCCGCACGGCGTACGCGTTCAGCAGTAACGGAGGTGCCGATTGGAACAACTTCAGCAACGCCCGCATCCCTTCGCGACGTTCGGGCTTTCCTTCCATCGACTTGCTGAGAGGGCCCAATGCCGGTCTTCCGGCGATTGCCAATCACAGTGTCATCGGGCCTGATATTGCTTCGACTGTGTTCATTGACTCACCGGAGGGAGCAGGGGCCTTTTCAGAGATCAACTCACCTGCATTGCTGGGAAGTGATGAACCGATTTGGCCGTATGTTGCAGGTCCTGCAGACGGTTCCGTTGTCATGTCCGCTTCCCGAAGTACTGCCGCAACGGTTCATTGGACCCGCACACCGGATTTTGCCGCGTGGTCACCGATGGAACAAATTATCGGGCCAACCCAGAGCGGAGGCCGGTACTCTACGCAAGCGAATGGAACAGGCCGTGTTGCTGTTCTTGCGAATACATCGAATGGTACTGCGGCGCTTGGCAACTGGTGGATGGAATCCACGAACAACGGGGAAACATGGAGCACGCCAACGAATATGTATGGACAACGTTTTGCGGGAGCAGATTCGTTCAACTCCTATGTTCACAGCGATTTTGTGTATGATGGAAATAACCCGCTGATGGCATTCTCGGAGTACATCCTGAATGTAGGCCGGGAAGATGACAACATTTCCTTCTGGAGTCAGGCTACCGGCTTCAAGATTGCCGTACCGCACGATCCGACGAAGTACACTTTCGATCCTGTGAACCAACGCTTCCATGGCCTCAGCTTGGGCTGGCCATCCATCGGTTTATCC
The sequence above is a segment of the Bacteroidota bacterium genome. Coding sequences within it:
- a CDS encoding T9SS type A sorting domain-containing protein codes for the protein MGYPAIGLSGSAIVVVWMGFTTDTSAAGFNYGDIYYSVSNNNGVTWAPPVNLTNTPNLDERYPSISKWNPAGIANITWQEDPEPGTFAVANPDNNLAARARQVYLRLTLTSAPSEAGLPGAFKLEQNYPNPFNPSTKIAYTLPVGSDVSLKVYNTLGQEVATLVNEYRTAGTFEADFSANNLASGVYYYKLQAGQFTETRKMMLVR
- a CDS encoding T9SS type A sorting domain-containing protein, whose protein sequence is MKKQLLSLIVVVAFVASLAYAGDAKKGKMSFQEPIKEDRTASVENATIRAQEVDWSKLTTTVGTFTTLTGFYDYQSNGGAVQHIRVNPANGNIHVTYMMSDDSTESGLNTGRRTAYAFSSNGGADWNNFSNARIPSRRSGFPSIDLLRGPNAGLPAIANHSVIGPDIASTVFIDSPEGAGAFSEINSPALLGSDEPIWPYVAGPADGSVVMSASRSTAATVHWTRTPDFAAWSPMEQIIGPTQSGGRYSTQANGTGRVAVLANTSNGTAALGNWWMESTNNGETWSTPTNMYGQRFAGADSFNSYVHSDFVYDGNNPLMAFSEYILNVGREDDNISFWSQATGFKIAVPHDPTKYTFDPVNQRFHGLSLGWPSIGLSGSTIVIAYQAFQPDTDSRGYHYSDLWYVASSNGGNTWGEPQRITNTPNVDERYPSVSKWNAPGEFNIVWGQKSRSGLYAFPGAADTVRSSQVFMRINPIVFGTTSVGGSETLNSFKLSQNYPNPFNPATKIDYTVGQAGPVSIKVYNMLGQEVATVLNQTLAAGSYQATFDGANLPSGVYIYKMQAGSYQESKKMVLMK